The Leadbetterella byssophila DSM 17132 DNA window CGAGCAGGAAGAATCTATAATTCATTTATCAGTTTCTTGGCATTTTCTGTGGTTTGGGCCTTAATGATGTCCTCTGAGCAAGCATAGATTTCACTTAGCTTTTTTACCACTAATTGAAGATAGGAAGGCTCATTTCTTTTTCCTCTGAAAGGTACCGGTGCTAGGTAGGGAGCATCTGTTTCAAGTACCAGGTGTTTTAAGTCTATTTCCCCTAGCCATTTGTCAATCCCCCCATTTTTAAAAGTGGCTACTCCTCCGATACCTAATAAGAAGTTAAGGCCAATGACCCTTTGAGCTTCCTCCAGATTTCCCGAGAAGCAGTGGAAGATTCCTCTTAGTTGCGGCCAATTGAATTCTTCGATCAGTTCGCAACATCGCAGGATGGCATTCCAGGAATTGTCCTTAGAATTCCGAGAATGTATACAGATAGGGAGATTGTATTTTTTTGCCCATTCTAATTGGGTCATAAAGGCTTCTTCCTGTTCTTTTACGAAAGTCAAATCCCAATAGAAGTCTAAGCCAATCTCCCCAATCATGATGAACTCTCTCTTTTCAAGTTCTGCTGCTGCCGTTTTTAACTCTTCTACATAAGTCTCGTTTACATAGGCAGGATGCAGCCCCATCATGGGTCTACAAGCATCTGGAAATTGTTCTTCAGAAGCATAAAGGGCTTTGAGGGTTTCTGAACTGCAGTTGGGCATCCAGATCTCCTGAATTCCTAGTTCTTTTGCCCGACTGACGATCAGCGCTCGGTCTTCGTCAAAGCTTTCGTCGTAAATATGCGCGTGCGTTTCTATCATGGTAGCGCAAAATTACAACTGGGATTCGCATCTTAGATTTTATGGGGTAGTGAAATTTTGCTTGGCTCATCTTTATAGAAGATTATTTAAGCCCTCTATCAACTATATGATTTTTTGTCAAAAGATGAAGAAGAGCGATATGGTAATTCACTTGGTTGATTTACACGATATTATAATATGGCGTAAGACTTGGTTTAATAAGAGCGTAAACGGGGCTTAGGATAGGAGATTTAATATTTTTATTTGTAAAAATTAGGGCTTGCCGTATCTTTAGCGCAAAATAACAAATCTTAAATGAATAGGAGAAACTTCATCCAGACTACCGTGGCCGGTTCCACTTTGCCGTTCATTGGTAATGCTATGCACAACGACAAACCCAAACAAGACAAGGTTAGATTAGGATTCATCGGAGTAGGACTTCGTGGAAGGAACCACCTTACTGTAGCCATCAACAGTGATGACGTAGAGGTAGTGGCTATTTGCGATATAGATCCGGACGCAATTGCCAAATCTCAATCCATGATCAAAAAGGCAGGAAGAAAGGAGGCCGTGGCGTACTCTAAAAACGAGGTGGATTATAAGAACCTTTTAAAACGTGACGACATAGACGGAGTAGTGATATCTACCCCATGGGAACTGCATGTGCCTATGAGTGTGGATGCCATGAAAGCGGGAAAATATACAGCGGTGGAGGTTTCTGCTACGGTAACATTGCAAGAATCCTGGGACTTGGTAGATACTTTTGAAGCTACTGGTTCTCACTGCATGATCTTAGAGAACGTATGTTACAGGAGGGATGTAATGGCTGTTCTGAATATGATCAGGAAGGGTTTGTTTGGAGATATCCAATATGGACACTGCGGTTACCAGCATGATCTTCGTGAGGTGAAGTTTAATGATGGTAAACAAGCTTACGGTGGTGGTGTAGAATTTGGAGAGAAAGGTTTTTCCGAAGCTAAATGGAGAACTCAACACTCTATAGATAGAAACGGGGATCTTTATCCTACACATGGATTAGGACCTGTAGCGCACTGGATGAACATCAACAGGGGAAATAAATTCAATTTCCTAACTTCGATGGCCACCAGTTCAAAGGGGCTACATAAATATATCGTAGATAAGGGAGGTCAAGATCATCCTAATGCAAAGGTTAAGTTTAAGTTGGGAGATATCGTAACCACCAATATCCAATGTGAGAATGGAGAGAATATCGTGATCATTCATGATACTAATTTGCCTCGTCCTTACTCTTTAGGCTTCAGAGCTCAGGGCACAGAAGGAATCTGGATGGACGATAATAAGTCCATTTATTTAGAAGGCAAAAGTCCTGCTCACCGTTGGGAGCCTTTTGAAAAATATCAGAAGGAATATGATCATCCTTTGTGGAAGAAGTTTGAGGAGAATGCGAAGAATGCAGGACATGGTGGCATAGATTACTTCGTAATGCGTGCATTTATTGAAAGTATCAAACGTAGGGTGGCACCACCTATGGACGTATATGATGCTGCGGCTTGGTCTGCAATCAGTCCTTTATCAGAATTGTCAATAGCCAGAGGTAGTTCTCCGGTAGAAATCCCGGACTTTACTCGAGGTAAATGGAAGACGAATAAGCCCATATTTGGATTGAATGATGCCTATTAATTATAGAACGGCTGATATCAAGGATTTAGCGGGGATAGTGGAAATTTATAATTCCACTATCCCTTCTCGTTTGGTTACAGCCCATTTGGAACCTGTGAGTGTGGAAAGTAGGGTGGATTGGTTCCGTTCTCATACCCCGGAAAAGTATCCTCTTTGGGTCATAGAAAGTGAAGGTAAGATGTTAGGATGGTTAGGCTTTCAGCCTTTTCATCCTAGACCTGCATACGCCCCTACCGCTGAGATTAGCTTGTATTTGGCACCTTCTGCCAGAGGTAAGGGTTTAGGTTACCAGAGCTTACAATTTGCCCTTGAAAAAGCACCAGAATTTGGAATACAAACCTTGATAGGCTTGATATTTGCGCATAATGAACCTAGTATTCGTTTGTTCGAAAAGGCCGGTTTTGAGGAATGGGGATACCTCCCTAGAATTGCTCATATGGATGGAATTCGCAGGGGGTTGAAGTATTTTGGAAAGGAATTAATATAAAACCTTTCCACTTACTACAGTGGTGTCCGCGTCAAACCATAAAAGCTTTTGGACGGTATGGATATTATAGGAATCCAACTTCTCATCTTTTATGCGAAGTAAAAGGTCGCCGTAGGTGGTGAAAAAATAGTTTTCGGAAGTTCTTATGGCATGAATCTCCAGGTCAGTGCTGTCTTGGGATACGGATAGGATTTTTACCGGCAGATTTTCATTTGATTTAAGAGAATAGGTGATCATCTGTCCTGCTCTGGTCGAATCATAACTTCCTATGAAGGAGGATTTGTTAATATCAGCATCCAGGAAGAGTTTAAGTTCTTTTTCCCAGTCCATATCTTCTACCATTCTTTTCTCTTCGGCTCTTCCGTACTTCCACAGTTTCACTACCTTAGGTTTCTCTTGGCTTAGCTTGGAAATAGTGTTTTCTATCACCCCCCTAGTATCAAAGTAGTGTAGTTCTCTGTCTATAGGATTGTTTTCCTTAGTACATTGCAGAAAGAGCAAGGAGGCGAGTAGTATAGATTTTTTCATGTGCCTGGAAAAAATGAGGAGTACATTGGCACTCCTCCTTTCTAAGTTCATTGAAACAAATAACCTGAAACAGGATATCGGTTCCTACATAATCATTAAACCGGTGTAAAGATACAAGGATTTTATATAAAAATCTAAAGTCGGTGAGGATATAATTTCGTTTGTCCGTATTTTACCAAGCAATTATTTAACGCATTATAGATGAAAGAAAATAGACTTAGATTTAGTGAAGACTGGGTAGTAGTGATAGCAGGGTTTATCCTCATTTTTGCTATCCTTTTCGGGCTTAAAGTTGATTCTCCAACTTACAAATGGGCCTCTTGGTCCGAATTAGTGGGGAAAGTACTGAGTGCAGGTAATTTGGTCAAGATGGTTTGGCAATGTTTGCAAGTCACTGTGGTGGGTATTGTAGCTATGATTCTATTAGGGAAGCCATGGAGGTCTTTCGTCCAAGGTTTTATTTTGATATTTGTTTTGTCAGTCTTAGCACAAGTGATGGCTGGTAATGCTTTGGTTCAAGAATACAATCTAGAAGCTGTGATCTTTAGTTTGTTGATCGGTTTAGTTATCAATAACTTTTTCGGGGTTCCACAAATTCTGAGGGATAGTATGCAGAGTGAGTTGTTTGTGAAGATAGGATTAGTAATGCTAGGAACCACTATCATATTTGGAGATATCTTAAAGGCAGGTGCATTAGGTTTGGTACAAGCATTGGTGGTAGTGCTTTCGGTCTGGTATTTTGCTTTTTGGTTGTGTAAAAGAATGAAGATCGACAAAGAGATGTCTTTGATGATCAGTAGTGCAGTGTCCATTTGCGGAGTATCGGCGGCTATAGCTACTTCCGGAGCCATTAAAGGGGATGGTAAGAAACTTTCTTATGTGATCTCTTTGGTCCTGATCACTGCTGTGCCCATGATGATCTTTATGCCTTATATCGCTGAATACTTTAATTTATCCCAGGCCGTTACGGGTGCTTGGCTAGGCGGTAGTATAGATACAACAGGTGCGGTGGTGGCTTCTGGTTCTTTGGTGGGAGAAGAGGCTTTGGAGATCAGTACCATTATCAAGTTTTCTCAAAACGTATTGTTAGGTCTAGCCGCTTTTGCCATAAGTGTGTATTGGTCAGTTACTCAAGCCAAAGAGAAGGAGGAGAGACCCACTTTAGGTGTGATTTGGGATAGGTTCCCGAAGTTTGTCATCGGATTTTTAGCGGCTTCTTTATTGTTTTCCTTCGTATTATCGCCGGAATCTGTGGCTAGCTATAAAGGGGGTATTAAAAGCTTACAAGGGGTTTGGTTCTCTTTGGCATTTGTGAGTATAGGTCTTGAGACAAACTTCAAGCAACTGTTTGCTCAGGAAAATAAAAAACCTTTAGTAGCTTTTTTAGGGGCTCAAACCTTTAATGTCATCATCACCTTGATCATGGCCCTGATCTTATTCTCCTGAAAGAGCAGGTGCGGTAGGTACTATTTTTAATTTCTCCATATTCTTTTTGCTACTGGAAATGGCGAAATAGATGCAGCCTAAAAGGACGATGAACAAGATTCTTTTAAAGTCGGATTTCATAATTCTCTTCTTTTGAAAGTCAGCCCCGATGTCGTGGTTTTCGGGGCGACTAATCTTCAACCTATTTAATTGTACCTACGTAAGGAACGGAGACGGCCCCGTTCCTTCACCAGTTGTGTATATAGTCAGCGGTAAGGCTGAAAAGTGAGTAAGTTTCTCTTAAACTCATGAGTAGTTTTAAATTCTTTTTTCGTAATATGTCCTACTGATTTCCATGCAAGTTTAGTTTATCTGTTATTGAGACGTAGAGAATATCCTAAAGATGTAGGGAGAAAATCTTGAATATTTGTAAAGCATTGATAGAAAGTTTTTTAAGTTGTGTTGATTGTATAAAGTAGTTAATTTGTTAGCAATTTCTATTAAAATATTTGAATAATAGCAAGGTATTTAATAATTTTTTTCTGTTTATCGTGCCCCATTATTCATGGAGTACCGAGCCATTTCGCCATTTTACTTTTGAAGACGGTCTTCCCACTAACAACATTATTACTTTTACTCAGGATTATGATGGTTTCAAGTGGGTAGGTACGGTTAGAGGAATTTCGCCATTTGATGGAAAGCGTTTCCGCACCTATATGTTCGAACCAAATGGGGTAAATCATGCCTTCATAGCAAGCTTATATACGGATAAAGCAGGTAGAATAGGGGAGGGAAATCCTCAGGGCGTACTCTTGTACAACACTGATCTAGACAGGTTTGAACATGTTCGTTATAAGGGGGAGCTTTTGGGGCATACTTATGCATTTGTGGAAGATGATGCAGGTGGTTTATGGATAGGAGGAGATAAAGGACTTTACTATAGAAAGGCCTCAGGCCAAATCGAAAAGATCCCCTTTCATACTACGGGTAAGCATATAAAGGCTTTAGTTAGGGAGGCGGATGGAAAGCTCTGGATGGGCACAGACGCTGGTCTCATTTTATTAGACAAAGGGAATGTTAGTACCTTTCTCCCTTTTCCTGCAGGACCCATGCACCGCAATTGGATACAGGCTCTGCATAGTGATGCCAATGGAGATATATGGGTGGGTTTACATGGGGAGGGATTGCCAAAATTTGAAGTAAGGCAGAAAAGATTTACTTTTTATCCCAATGTAGTGCATCCGGTGGTTCGTTGCATTACTCCAGACAGGAATGGAAGATTGTGGATAGGTACACTGGGAGGAATTAGTATTATGGACCCACAGTCGGGGAGAATGGCAAGCATTTTGCAAAATCCGGAAGATCCATACCGTCTGAGTAGTAATGCCATCTATGGTATTTTTATGGATCAAGTGGGATCTATGTGGGTGGCTTCCTACTTTGGAGGTATAAATCTTAGGGAAGCTTACGGTACCCCCTTCCGTGTGTTGGCCTATGGAGCACTTCACTCGAAAGTGGTTACTGGAATGGTTCAAGTGAAGGAACATGAACTATGGATAGCCACAGATGGGGGAGGTCTGCATAGATGGAATAAAAAAGAGGGGACTCTACGTGTCTTGAAGCACTCTGATAAGGATCCCAATAGCCTCAGTTCTAATTTTATAAAAACTCTTTATAAGGACAAGGATGGTTTCCTGTGGATAGGAACGTATAAGGGAGGGATAAATGTACTTCGAGCAGATGAGCATAGTTTTTCACATTTTCGGCCCAACCATTCTACCACCGCCATTAATGAAGTAACCTGCTTTGCTGAAGATGAACGTGGACATCTTTATGTCACTGCGAATTCCGGAGTTACCAAGTATAAAAAGAATGGTGGGGTGTTATCAGATTCCACGCTAATTGATAGGCCGGCAACTGGGTATAATCTTTTCCTGTTTAAGGACTCAAAAAAGAGAATTTGGGTCACAGGGGCAAATAGCTTGGGGTATTATTTAGACGGTAAACCCATAAAAGTAGATTCCACACATTACTTCACGTGAATAACTGAAACTAAGGATGGGGAAGTGTGGGTAGGTGGTGAAATCTTGGCCAAATTTGACGGCAATAAGTTAGTAGAGTATCGGGCAGATTTCCTGTAGGATTTAGACGTTCTTGGCATACTTCAGGGTGATCAGAATGATTTCTGGATCAGTACTAGCAAGGGATTAGTGCATTATTTCCCTACTTCAGAAGAGTACAGAATGTATACGTACGAAGATGGATTAGCGGGGACAGAATTCAATTATTATTCTTCCTTTAAGGATAATCAGGGGCTTCTTTATTTCGGCGGATTAAATGGATTTACTTATTTCCACCCTCAGGATATCAAAGTAAATCCCATTGTCCCTCCTTTATACTTTATTCAAATTCGATGGAAGGACAGTACTCTTTTCTTTCGCTCCCAAACTCAATCCCTCTCCTTCTCGCACGATGAGAATACATTTTCAATAGACTTTGCATTACTTAATTACATCAAGCCAAATAAGAACCAATACAGATATAGATTAAAAAACTACGATCAAGACTGGATTGATACCTTTGAGCCAACTGCTATCTATACCAATTTACCCGCTGGGAATTATATTTTCGAAGTTCAAGGAGCAAATAACGATGGAGTATGGATTGAAGTGGAAGTCTTGAAGTTTAAAGTGAATCCCCCATTTTGGAAAACATGGTGGGCTTACACCCTGTATACATTGGCTATCTTAGCATTGATTAGCTTTATTTTGCGCTACTTCTTTCTTAAGGAACTTTTTAAAAGAGAGGAAAAAATGAGCCAGGCGAAGCTGGATTTCTTTACGTACCCTTCCCATGAAATCAGAACACAGTAGACCCTCATTTCTGTACCCTTAGAAAAGCTCTCTCAAAGGCTCAAGTCTGATACAGATGTTAGCGGACAATTAGACCAGATTAAACATCAAACCTCTAGGCTGACGCATCTGGTAAGAGAACTTCTGGATTTTAGGAAAGCGGAGCCTCAAAATCTACCTCTTCTGCCTAAAAGGATAAACCTACAACCCTTTCTTAAAGAGATTTGCTTAAGCTTTGAAGAAACAGCGAAGTTGAATAGGATTCATTTTTCTTATCAATTGACCTCAGTTGAGGCCGTGGTGGATCCCAGACAATTGGAAAAGGTCTTTTTTAATCTGATTTCAAACGCTATTAAGTTTACTCCTGCAGGTGGAAAGGTAGTTGTAGACATGATGCTTAAGCAGGAAGCCGTAGAAATTAGGGTTAAGGATAGTGGAAGGGGTATACCTGAGAAGGATTTGAATAACGTTTTTGCGCCCTTTTTTCAAGTAGGAAATCATGGAAACGGGCACGGGATAGGACTGGTGCTTTCTAAGCAGATTGTAGAAGCACATCAAGGAGAGTTAGTCTTAGAAAGTGAAGAAGGAAAAGGTACGAATGCGAAGGTTGCGTTTCCGTGTTTCGCTTTGACGGAGATCCTGGGTCCCGTTGAAGAGAAATCAAGCAAAAACAAGATCCATCTATTAGTGGTAGAGGATCATTCAGAATTGAGGGACTTGGTAGCGGAAGCTCTAAAAGATCAGTACCGTGTTACAGCCTGCTCAAACGGAAGAGAAACCTTAGATTTAGCGGTGGAAGTTGTGCCAGATTTGATTATTTCTGATGCCTATAATGGACGGATTTCAACTCTGTCAAGCCCTTAAAGAAGATGAACGATCATATTCCGGTGATCCTTCTTACGGCTAAAAGCACTACGGCTGAACAGGTGGAGGGTTTAGGGCATGGAGCAGATCTGTATTTAACTAAGCCATTTAGTCAACATGTACTTCAATTAAGCGTGAGGAATATGCTTAGTCAGAAGGAGAAATTACGACAAAAACTTAATCGGGATCTGGCATTTTTGACGCTTGGTGGAGAAAACAAAACGGCTGAGGTGGCGGATACCTCTTTTCTTCATAAACTGGCAGACGAAATTCGAGCCAATCTTGATGATCCTCATTTTAACGTAGATGTTCTGGCCCGAAAAGTAGGAATGAGTACCCCCGTCCTTTATAAAAAAGTGAAGGCTTGAACACAGATGTCAGTGAATGAATTTGTGAAGATACAGAAGTTTAGAAAGGCTGCAGAACTACTTACACAGACTTCTATGAGCGTATTTGAAGTTAATTTGGCTGTAGGGTTTGAAGACCGAAAGTATTTCAGTAAAGAATTTAAAAAGTACTTTGGTGTATCTCCTGCTGACTTTACTTCAACGAAGCTCGTAGATTCCGGAGCCTTTGAATAAGTATTGTTTCTGTAAGCTAGGAATGTGTCTGAATACTTCAGGCATAACTCCTTCTTCATCTATGATGATCTCCGGCATGTCTTTGCTGAAGTTATTATAGATATTAGCCAAACTGAGGTAATTTGAGGGGTTTTCGAAGTCTTTGCGAGCCAGGTTCCAACTCAAATATCCCGTCGCCATAGCATTGTATTGGTAGGCATCTATGTTTCTGCCTGTGATGTAAATTCTTTTTCCGGGAAATTGGGTATTCACTTCTTTGACTCTATAATCTTGTAGTAGATCTGAAGATACTCCCAATATATTTTTAGCTCCTATGTATGAGATGAAGATCAACAAGCCAAAGAAGCTAAGGAACAGGGTTTCTAATATGAATAGTTTCTTTGCATGTACAAAGAACCCTGCACCGTAGAATGCTAAAGGAATGATAAAATAGACTAGATTAGACGGCAGGTATTTCCCGGAAATCAAAAAGGCGATCAAAGCAAAAATTCCTAAAATAATCAAGGACTGGTGTGAGCGGTTCTGAAAACTGTTGTAACGTTGTCCTGTAATTACCTTTAAAACCCCTACAAGTGAAAGAATAACAGGCAAGGTATATACAATCAAGATATCCCTAATATTTAATAAGGTCAAACGAACGAAGCTATTGAAGTTGAACAGCCAAACTTCCGTAAAATCGGCTCCTTTGTCATTGATATAGAAGAAGATATACATGAATAGCACCGGAAGGATGAAAGCCAAAGTCACCATAAAGGCTTGTCGGATATTAATACCCGTATATAAAAACAGCACCAATAATGCCCAAACGATAAACACAAAAGTGGGATGATGGAATAATACCGCCAGCCCGAAGAAGATACCAGCTTCAAATACATCATCACCTACACTATCTCTTTTTTCAATTTGAGCCAATACGGCATTAGTACCTAGAAGTACAAAGGTGTTAGCCAGAAGGGCAGGGGATAATTTCATGAGATCAAAGGAAATACTCGTGAGTATCACATACATCAGTGCCCCAATGTAGTTCTTCTCATTGAAGAGGTTTCTTTTATTGATCATGAAATTGAAGATCAAGGCCTGCACATAGATCAGAGCTGAAGCAATGCCTTGGTATGCCCATTGGTTCTGGCCGAAGGTAGCATCTACCAATTGATAGAAATAAGAGGAAAGAGGAGCCACCTGAGTTAGAACTTCGTTATACAGAAAGAGGTTCTCATTCAACTTTCTTCCCACCAGCATCCATTCCAGTTCGTTATACAACAAAGGGACTTGAAAGAAAAGGACCCGTAAAGCCACCACAATGGCTAGAATGGATAGGATCTGAAATACAGAGTATATTCGGAAAAAGGTTAGCAAGGTACTTTTCTCATTTTTATGCAAAAATATGGTGGTGAAGATGCTTATCCCAAAAAATAGCCGGATATTTGTATATTAAAACCGTCCTTTAGTCTAGGACAAATTAGTAGTAGTATGGAAAGTAAGCGGCAGAAGCAGGTGGCTCGCCTCATCCAAAAGGATTTAGGAGAGATTTTTCAAAGAGAGTTCCGCTCATTGTTTGCGGGAAATTTTGTAACCATCACGGATGTGAAGGTGTCTCCTGATTTGAGCGTAGCTAAAGTTTATTTGAGTTTTTTGAAGAACCATAATAGGGAAAGCCTATTGGAGGAAATTAAGGAGCAGACTAAAAAGATCAGAGGAATGTTTGGTATGAAAGCCGGTAAACAACTTCGGATCATTCCGCATTTTAGTTTCTTCATTGATGATACTGCAGAATATGCGCAGAAGATAGAAGAGTTATTTGCTAACATTCATATTCCGCCTGCTGAAGAAGAAGAAGATTCATGAATCTATCCTTTTTTATTGCGAAAAAATATTTTTTATCAAAGAAAAAGCGAAGTTTTATCCACTTCATTTCTTTGATTTCTATGTTAGGGGTAGGCATAGGTTTGGCTGCCCTTATCATCATTTTATCTGTCTTTAATGGCTTAGAAGATCTAAATAGAGAGATCTTTAAGTCCTTTGATCCAGATCTAAAAATCAGTGCCAAAACCTCTAAAAGCTTTCATCCGGATGCTGATTTTCTGCAAAGAATTAGATCCACAGAAGGCGTTGCATACTGTACGGAGGTTTACCAAGACAAGGCCTTAGCCAAGAACCAAAGGGCTCAAACCATAGTAGACATCAAAGGAGTAGATACTACTTTCGCCTTGAATAAGGACTTTCAAAAAGCCTTAGTGGGTGGAGAAATGAAGGTTTATGTAGGTCCCAGAGCCGCTGCCTTTATAGGTGCAGGAGTTTACAATACTTTGGAGTTAACCGTCAATGATTTCTTCAAACCTATTGAATTGTTGTATCCCAAAAATGAGAAACTAAATGCCCTAAATCCGGAGAGTAATGTGAACAGGGTATCCCTTGAGATCTCAGGCGTTTTTCTTTTGGAGCAACATTATGATAATTTTGTCTACCTTCCCATTGAAGTTATGGAAGATTTAAACGAACAGGTAGGTAGAAGAACCTCTCTAGAAATTAATATACAGCAGGGCAAAGATGTTCAAAGGATAAAGGCCGCATTGAAAAAGTTTCTTCCGGAAAACCTGCAAATTCAGGATAGAGACGAACAAAATGCGTCTCTTTTGCGTGCTATTCGTATAGAAAAGCTGTTCATTTTCATTGCCTTGATCTTTGTGGTAGGAATTGCAGCGTTCAATATCTTTTATGGATTGAGCATGTTAGTTCTAGACAAAAAA harbors:
- a CDS encoding TatD family hydrolase, with product MIETHAHIYDESFDEDRALIVSRAKELGIQEIWMPNCSSETLKALYASEEQFPDACRPMMGLHPAYVNETYVEELKTAAAELEKREFIMIGEIGLDFYWDLTFVKEQEEAFMTQLEWAKKYNLPICIHSRNSKDNSWNAILRCCELIEEFNWPQLRGIFHCFSGNLEEAQRVIGLNFLLGIGGVATFKNGGIDKWLGEIDLKHLVLETDAPYLAPVPFRGKRNEPSYLQLVVKKLSEIYACSEDIIKAQTTENAKKLINEL
- a CDS encoding Gfo/Idh/MocA family protein yields the protein MNRRNFIQTTVAGSTLPFIGNAMHNDKPKQDKVRLGFIGVGLRGRNHLTVAINSDDVEVVAICDIDPDAIAKSQSMIKKAGRKEAVAYSKNEVDYKNLLKRDDIDGVVISTPWELHVPMSVDAMKAGKYTAVEVSATVTLQESWDLVDTFEATGSHCMILENVCYRRDVMAVLNMIRKGLFGDIQYGHCGYQHDLREVKFNDGKQAYGGGVEFGEKGFSEAKWRTQHSIDRNGDLYPTHGLGPVAHWMNINRGNKFNFLTSMATSSKGLHKYIVDKGGQDHPNAKVKFKLGDIVTTNIQCENGENIVIIHDTNLPRPYSLGFRAQGTEGIWMDDNKSIYLEGKSPAHRWEPFEKYQKEYDHPLWKKFEENAKNAGHGGIDYFVMRAFIESIKRRVAPPMDVYDAAAWSAISPLSELSIARGSSPVEIPDFTRGKWKTNKPIFGLNDAY
- a CDS encoding GNAT family N-acetyltransferase; translated protein: MMPINYRTADIKDLAGIVEIYNSTIPSRLVTAHLEPVSVESRVDWFRSHTPEKYPLWVIESEGKMLGWLGFQPFHPRPAYAPTAEISLYLAPSARGKGLGYQSLQFALEKAPEFGIQTLIGLIFAHNEPSIRLFEKAGFEEWGYLPRIAHMDGIRRGLKYFGKELI
- a CDS encoding YeiH family protein, which encodes MKENRLRFSEDWVVVIAGFILIFAILFGLKVDSPTYKWASWSELVGKVLSAGNLVKMVWQCLQVTVVGIVAMILLGKPWRSFVQGFILIFVLSVLAQVMAGNALVQEYNLEAVIFSLLIGLVINNFFGVPQILRDSMQSELFVKIGLVMLGTTIIFGDILKAGALGLVQALVVVLSVWYFAFWLCKRMKIDKEMSLMISSAVSICGVSAAIATSGAIKGDGKKLSYVISLVLITAVPMMIFMPYIAEYFNLSQAVTGAWLGGSIDTTGAVVASGSLVGEEALEISTIIKFSQNVLLGLAAFAISVYWSVTQAKEKEERPTLGVIWDRFPKFVIGFLAASLLFSFVLSPESVASYKGGIKSLQGVWFSLAFVSIGLETNFKQLFAQENKKPLVAFLGAQTFNVIITLIMALILFS
- a CDS encoding ligand-binding sensor domain-containing protein, whose protein sequence is MNNSKVFNNFFLFIVPHYSWSTEPFRHFTFEDGLPTNNIITFTQDYDGFKWVGTVRGISPFDGKRFRTYMFEPNGVNHAFIASLYTDKAGRIGEGNPQGVLLYNTDLDRFEHVRYKGELLGHTYAFVEDDAGGLWIGGDKGLYYRKASGQIEKIPFHTTGKHIKALVREADGKLWMGTDAGLILLDKGNVSTFLPFPAGPMHRNWIQALHSDANGDIWVGLHGEGLPKFEVRQKRFTFYPNVVHPVVRCITPDRNGRLWIGTLGGISIMDPQSGRMASILQNPEDPYRLSSNAIYGIFMDQVGSMWVASYFGGINLREAYGTPFRVLAYGALHSKVVTGMVQVKEHELWIATDGGGLHRWNKKEGTLRVLKHSDKDPNSLSSNFIKTLYKDKDGFLWIGTYKGGINVLRADEHSFSHFRPNHSTTAINEVTCFAEDERGHLYVTANSGVTKYKKNGGVLSDSTLIDRPATGYNLFLFKDSKKRIWVTGANSLGYYLDGKPIKVDSTHYFT
- a CDS encoding triple tyrosine motif-containing protein; this translates as MYTYEDGLAGTEFNYYSSFKDNQGLLYFGGLNGFTYFHPQDIKVNPIVPPLYFIQIRWKDSTLFFRSQTQSLSFSHDENTFSIDFALLNYIKPNKNQYRYRLKNYDQDWIDTFEPTAIYTNLPAGNYIFEVQGANNDGVWIEVEVLKFKVNPPFWKTWWAYTLYTLAILALISFILRYFFLKELFKREEKMSQAKLDFFTYPSHEIRTQ
- a CDS encoding ATP-binding response regulator, with amino-acid sequence MNRIHFSYQLTSVEAVVDPRQLEKVFFNLISNAIKFTPAGGKVVVDMMLKQEAVEIRVKDSGRGIPEKDLNNVFAPFFQVGNHGNGHGIGLVLSKQIVEAHQGELVLESEEGKGTNAKVAFPCFALTEILGPVEEKSSKNKIHLLVVEDHSELRDLVAEALKDQYRVTACSNGRETLDLAVEVVPDLIISDAYNGRISTLSSP
- a CDS encoding response regulator, whose amino-acid sequence is MNDHIPVILLTAKSTTAEQVEGLGHGADLYLTKPFSQHVLQLSVRNMLSQKEKLRQKLNRDLAFLTLGGENKTAEVADTSFLHKLADEIRANLDDPHFNVDVLARKVGMSTPVLYKKVKA
- a CDS encoding helix-turn-helix domain-containing protein, which encodes MSVNEFVKIQKFRKAAELLTQTSMSVFEVNLAVGFEDRKYFSKEFKKYFGVSPADFTSTKLVDSGAFE
- the rbfA gene encoding 30S ribosome-binding factor RbfA, with product MESKRQKQVARLIQKDLGEIFQREFRSLFAGNFVTITDVKVSPDLSVAKVYLSFLKNHNRESLLEEIKEQTKKIRGMFGMKAGKQLRIIPHFSFFIDDTAEYAQKIEELFANIHIPPAEEEEDS
- a CDS encoding ABC transporter permease; this encodes MLGVGIGLAALIIILSVFNGLEDLNREIFKSFDPDLKISAKTSKSFHPDADFLQRIRSTEGVAYCTEVYQDKALAKNQRAQTIVDIKGVDTTFALNKDFQKALVGGEMKVYVGPRAAAFIGAGVYNTLELTVNDFFKPIELLYPKNEKLNALNPESNVNRVSLEISGVFLLEQHYDNFVYLPIEVMEDLNEQVGRRTSLEINIQQGKDVQRIKAALKKFLPENLQIQDRDEQNASLLRAIRIEKLFIFIALIFVVGIAAFNIFYGLSMLVLDKKDDIATLSAMGANPQLIKKIFYVEGFIISGVGVLLGLVLGLGTCFLQMQYGFIGLGMDHAITEAYPVRIMLADIVGSVAGIILITFLASLIPANKAASFMLKS